The following proteins are encoded in a genomic region of Bradyrhizobium sp. SK17:
- a CDS encoding LLM class flavin-dependent oxidoreductase — MSKRQLSLNLFIYPGGHHEAAWRYKDSAADRILDISYYQELAQRAEAQKFDAIFFADGPALADNVRYAQRFRFEPITWLAAIAAATKRIGLIATASTTYTEPYNLARLFASLDHLSGGRAGWNIVTTSNALAAQNFGLPEHPPHHERYERAREYLDVITRLWDSWEDDAVVNDPVSGVFADTGKIHPIDHVGKHFRVRGPLNISRTPQGRPVYVQAGSSEDGRAFAARFAEAIFTAHQTLASAQEFYADIKRQARAFDRSPDQVKILPGISPFIASTQVEADRLQDEFNELIQPEYSLTQLRQMIGLDLSGFDLDGPFPRHLIDTDGARGVASRFKLVVDIVDREKPTIRQLVQRLAGARGHWVIAGPPEKIADNIQTWFENGAADGFNVMPPWLPGGFDLFAEHVVPILRKRGLFRDEYAGTTLRDHYGLSRPQSVFSGSVRAIA, encoded by the coding sequence ATGAGCAAACGACAGCTTTCCCTCAACCTCTTCATCTATCCCGGCGGCCATCACGAGGCGGCATGGCGCTACAAGGACTCCGCCGCGGATCGGATCCTCGATATCAGCTATTACCAGGAGCTTGCCCAACGGGCCGAGGCGCAGAAATTCGACGCGATCTTCTTCGCCGACGGACCCGCGCTCGCCGACAACGTCCGCTATGCACAGCGCTTTCGTTTCGAGCCGATCACCTGGCTGGCCGCCATCGCGGCGGCGACGAAGCGGATCGGCCTGATCGCGACCGCATCGACCACCTACACCGAACCCTACAACCTCGCCCGCTTGTTCGCCTCGCTCGATCATCTCAGCGGCGGCCGGGCCGGCTGGAACATCGTCACCACGAGCAACGCGCTGGCGGCGCAGAATTTTGGCTTGCCTGAGCACCCTCCCCATCACGAGCGCTACGAGCGGGCGCGCGAATATCTCGATGTGATCACGCGGCTGTGGGACAGCTGGGAAGACGACGCGGTGGTCAATGACCCCGTCTCCGGCGTGTTCGCCGACACCGGCAAGATCCATCCGATCGACCACGTCGGCAAGCATTTCCGGGTACGCGGCCCGCTCAACATCTCACGGACGCCGCAGGGGCGGCCGGTCTATGTCCAGGCCGGCTCCTCCGAGGATGGGCGCGCCTTTGCCGCGCGCTTCGCCGAGGCGATCTTCACCGCGCACCAGACGCTGGCGAGCGCCCAGGAATTCTATGCCGACATCAAGCGGCAGGCACGCGCCTTCGATCGCAGTCCGGATCAGGTCAAGATCCTGCCGGGCATCAGCCCGTTCATCGCCAGCACACAGGTCGAGGCCGACCGCCTGCAAGACGAGTTCAACGAGCTGATCCAGCCGGAATACTCGCTGACCCAGCTCCGCCAGATGATCGGGCTCGATCTTTCCGGCTTCGACCTCGACGGCCCGTTCCCGCGCCATCTGATCGACACCGACGGTGCCCGCGGGGTGGCAAGCCGCTTCAAGCTCGTCGTCGACATCGTCGATCGCGAGAAGCCGACCATCCGTCAGCTCGTGCAGCGGCTCGCCGGAGCGCGCGGCCATTGGGTGATCGCGGGTCCGCCGGAGAAAATCGCCGACAATATCCAGACTTGGTTCGAGAATGGCGCCGCCGATGGCTTCAACGTGATGCCGCCCTGGCTGCCCGGTGGCTTCGACCTGTTCGCCGAGCACGTCGTACCGATCCTGCGCAAGCGCGGCCTGTTCCGCGACGAATACGCAGGCACCACGCTGCGCGATCACTACGGCCTGAGCCGGCCGCAAAGCGTGTTCTCCGGATCAGTCAGGGCGATCGCGTGA
- the epsC gene encoding serine O-acetyltransferase EpsC, translated as MKRETPPTSPPSSAGAAGRPPGRWQLDRIVAELRTSREETHSIRRDGEARRAPSREALEAILDGLTEALFPRHYGRSDLDGENIDYFVGHTLSTALDSLSAQIHRGALFVGDELEPGFAHEEAIELTRGFAAQLPQVRGLLINDLRAAFVGDPAARNFPEILIGYPGMTAVIHHRLAHLLYQIGARLVARLMSEIAHTRTGIDIHPGARIGSGFFIDHGTGVVIGETAIIGNNVRVYQAVTLGARHFPTDDEGLVIKGDARHPIVEDDVVIYAGATILGRITIGRGSTIGGNVWLTKDVPPDSVVTQATARNSSSGA; from the coding sequence ATGAAACGCGAAACCCCGCCCACATCGCCTCCGTCATCAGCCGGTGCAGCGGGCAGGCCACCAGGCCGCTGGCAGCTCGATCGCATCGTCGCTGAATTGCGTACCTCCCGGGAGGAGACCCATAGCATCCGGCGCGACGGCGAGGCACGCCGCGCCCCCTCGCGCGAGGCGCTGGAGGCGATCCTCGACGGCCTCACCGAAGCGCTGTTTCCGCGTCATTACGGCCGATCCGATCTCGACGGCGAGAACATCGATTATTTCGTCGGCCATACGCTGAGCACGGCGTTGGATTCGCTCAGCGCTCAAATCCATCGCGGCGCGTTGTTCGTCGGCGACGAGCTGGAGCCGGGCTTTGCGCATGAAGAGGCGATCGAGCTGACACGCGGCTTCGCGGCCCAGCTGCCACAGGTCCGCGGACTCCTGATCAACGATCTGCGGGCGGCATTTGTCGGCGATCCGGCGGCGCGGAATTTCCCCGAGATCCTGATCGGCTATCCCGGGATGACCGCCGTCATCCACCATCGCCTTGCCCATCTGCTCTACCAGATCGGCGCCCGGCTGGTGGCCCGCCTGATGTCGGAGATCGCCCACACCAGGACCGGCATCGACATTCATCCCGGCGCCCGGATCGGCTCCGGCTTCTTCATCGATCACGGCACCGGCGTCGTGATCGGCGAGACCGCCATCATCGGCAACAACGTCCGGGTCTATCAGGCGGTCACGCTGGGCGCGCGGCATTTCCCGACCGACGACGAGGGCCTCGTGATCAAGGGCGACGCCCGGCACCCGATCGTCGAGGACGATGTCGTGATCTACGCCGGCGCAACCATCCTCGGCCGGATCACGATCGGCCGCGGATCGACCATCGGCGGCAATGTCTGGCTGACCAAGGACGTGCCGCCGGACAGCGTCGTGACGCAGGCCACTGCACGAAACAGCTCCAGCGGGGCCTGA
- a CDS encoding flavin reductase family protein: MSKPDIHLVDADHEIERQFRLVMRRLPGGVCIITAGQGEDITGMTVTSLTSLSASPPRLLVSINRQASSFGLIARHRLFGVNILGSDQQAVAERFSNGQVKGKERFEGIAWTHGPSGVPLLQRSLAMVECQVEEIIERHSHGIIVGRLSSMELSHRLSGLTYWNGQYVQIDREADLDLLAEVSIPLAHVR; the protein is encoded by the coding sequence ATGAGCAAGCCGGATATCCATCTCGTCGACGCCGACCACGAGATCGAGCGTCAATTCCGCCTTGTCATGCGCCGCCTTCCGGGCGGCGTTTGCATCATCACCGCGGGACAGGGCGAGGACATCACCGGCATGACGGTCACCTCGCTGACCTCGCTCAGCGCCAGCCCGCCCCGGCTGCTGGTCAGCATCAACCGGCAGGCATCGTCGTTCGGGCTGATCGCGCGTCATCGGCTGTTTGGCGTCAACATCCTCGGCTCGGACCAGCAGGCCGTCGCCGAGCGCTTCAGCAATGGCCAGGTGAAGGGCAAGGAGCGATTCGAAGGCATCGCCTGGACTCATGGACCGTCCGGCGTGCCGCTGTTGCAGCGGTCGCTTGCGATGGTCGAATGCCAGGTCGAAGAGATCATCGAGCGGCATTCCCACGGCATCATCGTCGGCCGGCTCTCCAGCATGGAGCTGTCGCATCGGCTGTCCGGTCTCACCTACTGGAATGGACAATATGTCCAGATCGATCGCGAAGCCGATCTCGACCTGCTGGCCGAAGTCAGCATTCCTCTCGCGCATGTGCGCTAG
- a CDS encoding acyl-CoA dehydrogenase family protein has translation MNKPVSATSLEPSDRLHSYAPDLDALLGRIAEGAGDRERERVLPFAEIDLIRKARLGALRLPVEAGGAGISIRALFEIVIRLGEADANVAHILRNHFSVVERLVRRPKDDQHRQWQKAVADGAIIGLAATELDTPKVGNVTPNTTLTADGDDYLLNGTKYYSTGTLYSDFVLVRTADAAATNAAVLIPVNRDGIELVDDWDGLGQRLTATGTTHFRNVRVRRQEIVFDAPDTGYGIPYSNTFAQLFLTAINAGIARAVLRDATVLVRSRKRTFYYAPSEVPVDDPLLQQTVGQIASGAFAAETVVLAAAEALDVATDAFDAGDANAVDAAHSAALLAAKAKIVADEFAIRSGSLLFDVGGASATKKATNFDRHWRNARTLASHNPNTFKTRSIGQYEISGTPLPAKGFF, from the coding sequence ATGAACAAACCTGTATCCGCCACCTCGCTGGAGCCCTCCGACCGCCTCCACAGCTATGCGCCCGATCTCGACGCGCTGCTCGGCCGCATCGCCGAGGGAGCCGGCGACCGCGAACGCGAGCGCGTGCTGCCGTTCGCGGAGATCGATCTCATTCGCAAAGCCCGTCTCGGCGCGTTGCGGCTACCGGTGGAGGCAGGCGGCGCCGGCATCTCGATCCGAGCCTTGTTCGAGATCGTCATTCGCCTCGGCGAGGCCGATGCCAACGTCGCCCATATCCTGCGCAACCATTTCAGCGTCGTCGAACGACTGGTGCGGCGGCCGAAGGATGATCAACACCGACAGTGGCAGAAGGCGGTCGCCGACGGTGCCATCATCGGGCTAGCGGCGACCGAGCTCGACACGCCGAAGGTCGGCAACGTGACGCCGAACACGACGCTCACGGCCGATGGCGACGACTACCTGCTCAACGGCACCAAATACTACAGCACCGGCACGCTGTATTCGGACTTCGTCCTCGTCCGGACCGCCGACGCGGCCGCGACCAACGCGGCCGTGCTGATCCCGGTCAATCGCGACGGAATCGAGCTGGTCGACGATTGGGATGGCCTCGGCCAGCGGCTGACGGCGACCGGCACCACGCATTTCCGCAACGTGCGGGTCAGGCGCCAGGAAATCGTGTTCGACGCGCCGGACACCGGCTATGGCATCCCCTACTCCAACACATTCGCGCAGCTGTTCCTGACCGCGATCAACGCCGGCATCGCGCGCGCCGTGCTGCGGGACGCCACCGTTCTGGTGCGCTCGCGCAAACGGACTTTCTACTACGCGCCGAGCGAGGTTCCAGTGGACGATCCATTGCTGCAACAGACGGTCGGCCAGATCGCCAGCGGCGCATTCGCCGCCGAGACTGTCGTACTTGCCGCTGCGGAAGCGCTCGATGTCGCGACCGACGCTTTCGATGCCGGCGACGCGAACGCGGTGGATGCCGCCCATAGCGCAGCACTGTTGGCGGCCAAGGCCAAGATCGTCGCGGACGAGTTTGCGATCCGGAGCGGGAGCCTGCTGTTCGACGTCGGCGGCGCATCGGCGACCAAGAAGGCGACCAATTTCGACCGCCACTGGCGCAATGCGCGGACACTGGCGTCGCACAACCCGAACACCTTCAAAACGCGCTCGATCGGACAATACGAAATCAGCGGCACGCCGCTCCCCGCCAAGGGCTTCTTCTAG